One genomic window of Sulfuricurvum sp. includes the following:
- a CDS encoding Fic family protein, protein MTFTPIAPFNMRGELDDDLLQWSERICMKSAVLSGGLNHDVLDEVRELLRITNSYYSNRIESDGTHPINIEKAMRKEFSEEENSNKLQKLSIAHIHTQREIERLIPETSPFDSDFIRFVHRDMYTQEGMEKFLNIQYPETGEIVKMVPGEFRTRGVAVGGYVAPQYEGVPSLMHEYASLYNTSSNLTSVSKKFLYALASHHRLVWIHPFLDGNGRVSRLVLDGAMIGSGLNGYGLWNISRGLARSVDDYKKYLKHADMKRQGAYDGKGELSAAALREFVIYMLQIAEDQVDYMGSLLRMDGLASRIESYVAFANSGTIGIGELPKGSASIFKHLLLHGESSRGSMAQVIGAGERTTTKVVQELLKRNFLATPSPKGPIRIRFPAHMASLVFPELLPVIQGDDIIVARKRAGRPKKSL, encoded by the coding sequence ATGACTTTTACCCCTATTGCACCTTTCAATATGAGAGGGGAACTGGATGATGATTTACTACAGTGGTCTGAGCGAATATGCATGAAGAGCGCCGTTTTATCGGGCGGTCTCAATCATGATGTGCTAGATGAAGTAAGAGAACTGCTTCGGATCACTAATAGTTACTATTCCAATCGGATTGAATCAGACGGTACTCATCCTATCAACATTGAAAAAGCGATGAGAAAAGAGTTCTCTGAAGAAGAAAATAGCAATAAGCTTCAAAAGCTCTCTATTGCCCATATCCATACACAGCGTGAGATTGAAAGGCTTATTCCGGAAACATCACCGTTTGATAGTGACTTTATACGATTTGTTCATCGTGATATGTATACCCAAGAGGGAATGGAAAAGTTTCTAAATATACAATATCCGGAGACTGGCGAAATCGTTAAAATGGTTCCGGGTGAATTTAGAACACGCGGTGTTGCGGTAGGCGGATACGTTGCACCACAGTATGAGGGTGTACCGAGCTTGATGCATGAATATGCAAGCCTATACAATACATCATCTAATCTCACTTCGGTGTCAAAAAAGTTTCTATACGCACTTGCATCACACCATCGCTTGGTATGGATACACCCTTTTCTTGATGGAAACGGTAGGGTGTCTCGTCTTGTGTTGGATGGCGCTATGATTGGATCTGGGCTTAATGGTTATGGATTATGGAATATATCTCGCGGGTTAGCCAGAAGTGTGGATGATTACAAGAAATACCTAAAGCATGCGGATATGAAACGACAGGGCGCTTATGATGGAAAAGGGGAACTGTCTGCCGCTGCTTTGAGAGAATTTGTCATATACATGCTTCAGATAGCCGAAGATCAAGTAGATTATATGGGTAGTCTATTACGAATGGATGGTCTTGCAAGCCGTATTGAAAGTTATGTGGCTTTTGCTAACAGCGGAACAATCGGGATTGGCGAGCTTCCAAAAGGCTCTGCAAGCATCTTTAAGCACCTGTTGCTACATGGGGAAAGCTCACGAGGAAGTATGGCTCAAGTGATCGGAGCAGGGGAGAGAACGACAACAAAGGTTGTTCAAGAACTTTTAAAACGGAATTTTTTAGCTACCCCTTCACCAAAAGGTCCAATTCGAATTAGATTCCCTGCACATATGGCCTCTCTCGTATTCCCAGAATTATTGCCGGTAATTCAAGGGGATGATATTATAGTGGCGAGAAAAAGAGCGGGGAGACCTAAAAAATCATTGTAA
- a CDS encoding rhodanese-like domain-containing protein has translation MAKKLELFMPAEIITWVIPSSIVFLFLAYSKGWILANFKSTVPSEASELLKNSKEVFLLDVRTDNEFSQERIKGATLIPLHELTESLSKLDKVKNKTIVVYCRSGNRSVGASRILSKNGFKPLNLKGGINSWKQQGFSIV, from the coding sequence ATGGCAAAAAAATTGGAGCTTTTTATGCCTGCTGAAATCATTACTTGGGTTATTCCATCTTCTATCGTTTTTCTTTTTCTTGCTTATTCTAAAGGATGGATACTTGCAAATTTCAAATCGACTGTTCCATCAGAAGCATCTGAACTTTTAAAAAACAGCAAAGAAGTTTTTCTTTTAGATGTTCGAACCGACAATGAATTTTCTCAAGAACGGATCAAAGGAGCTACGTTAATCCCTCTGCATGAGTTAACAGAAAGTCTTTCGAAACTTGATAAAGTAAAAAATAAAACTATCGTCGTCTATTGCCGAAGTGGCAATAGAAGCGTCGGCGCCTCACGTATTTTGTCAAAAAATGGATTTAAACCTCTTAATCTTAAAGGCGGTATTAACTCATGGAAGCAGCAAGGATTTAGCATTGTTTGA